The genomic region TGACGGCGTCCCAGCGCCGACAGAAGTCCTGCGTGTGTCAGCGTTTTATGGATATGAGTAAGATCTTAGGTTTTGTTATACTTAGGTAAaaatttgaaattgaaatataCGCTTATTACGACATTTACTATAATCATTATTTAATCTTTTACAGAGGATTGCAGAAGCCCTGTCGCGGAAAGTGAATTAAAAGACATCACACAAAAGTGTGATACTCCGAATGATACAAGTAATGGTGTCTCTCTCTTTGTGAAAGACAAAGTTGAAGCTATCGTATCTCCAGATTATGAAACAGATAGAAAAACAGAAATATTGGAATCATCTGATGGCGCTCGGTCAAGCTCATCTTATCGCGTTGATAGTAGTCGAAAAAAGATAGATGCGTACAGCTCACCAGGAAGAAAGTGGTTGGCCGTCGTCAATAAAAGTGCCTCGATTCCCGACACTGCAGTCCCGCAGAAGCCCTTACAAAGAGAACAGTTATTCACGCCCGGTGAAATCTTCTCGTTACAAGCAGGAGAAGACACTTT from Dreissena polymorpha isolate Duluth1 chromosome 5, UMN_Dpol_1.0, whole genome shotgun sequence harbors:
- the LOC127882431 gene encoding uncharacterized protein LOC127882431, which translates into the protein MVYNTCCACGRKIVQSERNEDACDTCGKVFCRSCLTLKSKLEMTASQRRQKSCVCQRFMDMKDCRSPVAESELKDITQKCDTPNDTSNGVSLFVKDKVEAIVSPDYETDRKTEILESSDGARSSSSYRVDSSRKKIDAYSSPGRKWLAVVNKSASIPDTAVPQKPLQREQLFTPGEIFSLQAGEDTLESSDPEQPSVTSVPEKEVVLDLPYLELLHTPGNNDWFQLANGAFESSYHEHLLAPDSIDSFHVPDDTWESPPNEWLNAFGNIEVEDTFRFIT